A region of Lycium barbarum isolate Lr01 chromosome 3, ASM1917538v2, whole genome shotgun sequence DNA encodes the following proteins:
- the LOC132631191 gene encoding uncharacterized protein LOC132631191 — protein MEALAREESDQRENLFHTRCKIVDKVCSLIINGGSCTNAVSQFLAESMKFPTRKHTNPYKLQWFNECGEMRVNKQAITKFSIGKYQDEILCDVVPMQACHLLLRRPWQFDVDAQHSGRTNKYSFMVKGKKYILNPLTPYQVSEDYRVMRELWEKYQREEKKKSKRETLLVISGEETSQDGTKKCLLAKPSNCLKGVDEKHFMVCLVNKDLLLNANQATSTFPSSISSLLQEYEALFPEEMPDGLPPLRGIEH, from the coding sequence ATGGAGGCTCTAGCTAGGGAAGAGAGTGATCAAAGGGAGAACTTGTTTCATACACGATGCAAAATTGTGGATAAGGTGTGCTCATTAATCATTAAtggtgggagttgcacgaatgccGTTAGTCAATTTTTAGCtgaaagtatgaaattccccacccGCAAGCACACTAATCCCTATAAACTCCAATGGTTTAATGAATGTGGTGAAATGAGGGTCAACAAGCAAGCCATTACCAAATTTAGCATTGGCAAGTACCAAGATGAGATTTTGTGTGATGTGGTACCCATGCAAGCTTGCCATCTATTGCTTAGAAgaccttggcaatttgatgttgATGCCCAACATAGTGGAAGAACTAACAAGTACTCATTTATGGTCAAGGGGAAGAAGTACATTCTTAACCCACTAACCCCTTACCAAGTAAGTGAGGATTATAGAGTGATGAGGGAGCTTTGGGAGAAATATCAAagggaagaaaagaagaagagtaAGAGGGAGACTTTGTTGGTCATAAGTGGAGAGGAAACATCTCAAGATGGTACCAAGAAATGTTTGTTGGCCAAACCAAGTAATTGCTTAAAAGGGGTTGATGAGAAACACTTCATGGTGTGTCTTGTCAACAAGGACCTTCTCTTAAATGCTAACCAAGCTACTAGCACTTTTCCTAGTAGTatatcttctcttttgcaggaatatgaAGCATTGTTCCCGGAAGAAATGCCTGATGGCTTACCTCCTTTGAGAGGTATTGAGCACTAA
- the LOC132632054 gene encoding rust resistance kinase Lr10-like: MEPSLKRKLRSGPFVAVKMTHTPKASGQEFVSEVSIIGRIHHVNVVRLIGFCVEGSKHSLVFEFMLNGSLDKYIFPQERTVSLSYKHMFDGMARGIDYLHRGCNMQILHFDIKPHNILLDKYFNPKISDFGLAKLYPTDDSIVGLTAARGTMGHMAPELFYKNIGEVSYKTDVYSYGILLMEMAGRRKNMSPFAHHLSQIYFPTWVYNQLNEGNDIEMKDASKEDRRFVKKIIVASWCIQMNTVDRPAMNKVVEMLEGDIELLHNPPRPFIAPREINAGDAIETIRISSDI; encoded by the coding sequence ATGGAACCGTCTTTAAAGAGAAAGCTGCGTAGTGGCCCTTTTGTTGCAGTGAAGATGACGCACACACCTAAGGCTAGTGGGCAAGAATTTGTCAGTGAGGTTTCCATAATTGGAAGGATTCACCATGTTAATGTCGTGCGACTGATTGGATTTTGTGTCGAGGGCTCAAAACATTCTTTGGTATTTGAGTTCATGCTCAATGGTTCCTTAGATAAGTATATTTTTCCACAAGAAAGAACTGTTTCCCTGAGTTACAAACATATGTTTGATGGAATGGCCCGTGGCATAGACTACTTACATCGGGGCTGTAACATGCAGATCTTACATTTTGATATTAAGCCTCACAACATTCTTCTTGACAAATATTTCAACCCAAAAATATCCGACTTTGGGCTTGCGAAATTATATCCAACAGATGATAGTATTGTTGGTCTAACTGCAGCAAGAGGGACAATGGGTCACATGGCTCCAGAGTTGttctataaaaatattggagaggTGTCATACAAAACCGATGTATATAGCTATGGCATATTATTGATGGAAATGGCAGGCAGAAGGAAGAACATGAGCCCGTTCGCACACCACTTAAGCCAAATTTACTTTCCTACATGGGTTTACAACCAACTTAATGAAGGGAACGATATAGAGATGAAGGATGCGAGCAAGGAAGATAGGAGGTTTGTCAAGAAGATTATCGTGGCTTCGTGGTGCATTCAGATGAATACTGTTGATCGTCCTGCCATGAACAAAGTTGTTGAAATGCTTGAAGGAGATATTGAACTCTTGCATAATCCCCCAAGACCTTTTATAGCTCCACGTGAGATTAATGCTGGAGATGCTATTGAGACAATAAGAATATCCAGTGATATCTAG